From one Magnolia sinica isolate HGM2019 chromosome 18, MsV1, whole genome shotgun sequence genomic stretch:
- the LOC131234018 gene encoding phospholipase D beta 1-like gives MSKYINRIFSSDGSSQGHGQQGVPVLTSGASLKMLLLHGSLDVWIFEAKNLPNMDGFSNRLNGMLGKVMVSGKTDSSSSHKITGDTSDPYVSISVAGATIGRTYVIENDENPVWMQHFCVPVAHYTANVKFIVKDDDVVGSQLIGFVSIPADEIYSGEKIEGSFPILNSSGKPLKKESTLKLSIQYIPTEKQDMYLHGVGSGPDYCGVPGTYFPLRRGGRVTLYQDAHVPDGCLPDLELDRGMHYEHGKCWQDIINAIKQARRLIYITGWSIYHKVTLVREGGPGSDVTLGDLLKAKSQEGVRVLLLVWDDPTSKKLWVLQTGGLMETHDEETRRFFKHSSVQVLLCPRSAGKKHSVAKQQEVGAIYTHHQKTVIVDSDAGYNKRKIIAFVGGLDLCDGRYDTPKHPIFMTLQTVHKDDYHNPTFQGSTLGCPREPWHDLHCRIDGPAAYDILTNFEERWAKASKPRGIEKLKRSSYDDALLKIDRIPDIIGMHDAPCSNDDDPETWHVQVFRSIDSNSVKGFPKDPKDATSRNLVCGKNVLIDMSIHSAYVKAIRAAQHFIYMENQYFLGSSYNWSSNKDLGANNLIPMEIALKIASKIKANERFSAYVVIPMWPEGAPTKAPLQRILFWQNKTMQMMYDVVYKALEEAGLEKTYEPRDYLNFFCLGNREVVEGSNATNGSAAVAKTPQELTQKNRRFMIYVHSKGMIVDDEYVILGSANINQRSLEGTRDTEIAMGAYQPHQTWARRQSRPHGQIYGYRMSLWAEHIGALEECFTCPESLECVRRVRDHGELNWQQFAADEITQMNGHLLKYPIDIDPKGKVRPLAGCETFPDVGGNIAGSFLIVQENLTI, from the exons ATGTCCAAATACATCAATCGTATTTTTAGTTCTGATGGCTCTTCGCAAGGCCATGGTCAGCAGGGAGTGCCGGTCCTGACGTCGGGAGCGTCTCTGAAGATGCTTCTGTTACATGGAAGCCTAGATGTCTGGATCTTCGAAGCCAAGAACCTTCCGAACATGGATGGATTCTCTAACAGGCTAAACGGCATGCTCGGGAAAGTTATGGTCAGCGGCAAGACCGACAGCAGCTCGAGTCATAAGATCACGGGCGACACGAGCGACCCGTATGTGTCGATCTCGGTAGCAGGTGCTACAATTGGCCGGACGTATGTGATCGAGAACGACGAGAATCCCGTTTGGATGCAGCATTTCTGCGTGCCAGTTGCACATTACACTGCGAATGTGAAGTTCATTGTGAAGGATGATGATGTGGTGGGGTCCCAGCTTATAGGGTTCGTTTCAATTCCAGCAGATGAGATCTACTCAGGAGAGAAAATCGAGGGATCCTTCCCCATTCTCAATTCGAGTGGGAAGCCTTTAAAGAAAGAATCAACTTTGAAGCTTTCGATTCAGTACATCCCGACTGAGAAACAGGACATGTATCTTCATGGAGTTGGGTCCGGTCCTGATTATTGTGGGGTACCGGGCACGTATTTCCCTCTGAGGAGAGGTGGGAGAGTTACGCTCTATCAGGATGCGCACGTCCCAGATGGGTGCCTTCCGGATCTGGAGCTTGATCGAGGAATGCACTATGAGCATGGGAAGTGCTGGCAGGACATCATCAATGCAATAAAACAGGCCCGACGTTTGATTTATATAACAGGGTGGTCCATTTACCACAAGGTCACGTTGGTCAGGGAGGGGGGTCCTGGCTCAGATGTCACTTTGGGGGATCTTCTTAAGGCCAAATCACAAGAAGGTGTGAGAGTTTTGCTTCTCGTGTGGGATGATCCGACTTCAAAGAAACTTTGGGTTCTTCAGACG GGTGGACTAATGGAAACCCATGACGAAGAGACTCGTCGGTTTTTCAAGCATTCGTCGGTGCAAGTATTGCTTTGTCCCCGATCTGCAGGAAAGAAACACAGCGTGGCAAAACaacag GAAGTTGGAGCAATCTATACCCATCATCAGAAAACTGTGATTGTGGATTCTGATGCTGGTTATAACAAGAGAAAAATAATAGCATTTGTCGGAGGACTCGATTTATGCGATGGACGGTATGATACCCCAAAGCATCCTATATTTATGACTTTGCAAACGGTGCATAAAGATGACTATCACAACCCTACTTTTCAG GGGTCGACTCTCGGTTGTCCTAGAGAACCATGGCATGATCTGCATTGCAGGATTGATGGCCCAGCAGCATATGATATCCTCACCAACTTTGAGGAGCGGTGGGCTAAGGCTTCAAAACCCCGTGGAATTGAAAAACTGAAAAGGTCATCATATGATGATGCATTGCTCAAGATTGACAGGATTCCTGACATCATTGGGATGCATGATGCTCCGTGCTCAAATGATGATGATCCAGAGACTTGGCATGTGCAG GTTTTCCGTTCGATTGATTCAAATTCGGTGAAAGGCTTCCCAAAGGACCCAAAAGATGCCACTAGCAGG AACTTGGTCTGCGGAAAAAATGTATTGATTGATATGAGCATTCATTCAGCTTATGTAAAGGCTATCCGAGCAGCGCAACATTTCATCTATATGGAGAATCAGTACTTCCTTGGATCATCATATAATTGGTCTTCAAACAAGGACTTAG GTGCCAATAATCTAATACCAATGGAAATTGCCCTTAAAATTGCAAGCAAAATCAAAGCAAATGAGAGATTTTCTGCCTACGTAGTTATTCCAATGTGGCCCGAGGGTGCTCCTACAAAGGCTCCCTTACAGAGGATTCTTTTCTGGCAG AATAAAACAATGCAAATGATGTATGATGTAGTTTATAAGGCTCTAGAAGAGGCAGGTCTTGAGAAAACATACGAGCCACGAGATTACTTGAATTTCTTCTGCCTTGGCAACCGTGAGGTTGTGGAGGGAAGCAATGCTACTAATGGAAGTGCAGCTGTTGCAAAAACTCCTCAA GAACTTACTCAGAAGAATCGACGCTTCATGATCTATGTTCATTCTAAAGGAATGATAGTGGATGATGAGTACGTGATACTGGGATCAGCAAACATCAATCAACGGTCCTTGGAAGGTACAAGAGACACTGAAATTGCAATGGGCGCATACCAACCCCACCAAACATGGGCACGGAGACAGTCTAGGCCACATGGGCAG ATCTATGGCTATAGAATGTCACTGTGGGCAGAGCACATTGGAGCTCTGGAGGAATGTTTCACCTGTCCAGAGAGCCTTGAATGTGTAAGACGGGTTAGAGATCATGGGGAACTGAACTGGCAACAGTTTGCAGCCGACGAGATAACACAGATGAATGGACACCTCTTGAAATACCCCATTGACATTGACCCGAAAGGCAAGGTGAGGCCTCTTGCTGGATGTGAAACTTTTCCAGACGTGGGCGGGAATATAGCAGGTTCATTTCTCATCGTTCAGGAAAATCTCACCATATGA